CCCCGCTCCAAGCCTGCATGTAGCTGCGCGCGCCAGCGGCGACCGATTCTGGCGGCCTTAGGACGTGCGCCGCGCGTGCGGAGCGCAGGGCGCGCCCGGGGCGCATGAGAGCCCGGACCCGAACTTGCTTCTCTGCGATCGGGACGCAGCGCGCCCCGATCACCGCATGCCGAGCTTCATCGACGTACGCAGCCTCCGAGTCGTCTACCCCGCGGGGTCGGGGCGGCGTGTTGCGCTCGATGGTGTCGACCTCGCGGTTCCTCGCGGTCAGTTCCTGTGCGTGCGCGGCAAGTCGGGAAGCGGAAAGAGCAGCCTGCTGCACGTTCTTGCCGGGCTGATCGACCCCGAATCCGGGAGCGTTCGCGTCGGCGAGACGGACCTCTCGAGCCTCACGCGCGGTGAGGCCGCGCTCTATCGCCGGCGGCGATGCGGCGTGATCTTCCAGTCCTTCAACCTGCTCGACATGCTGAGCATCGCCGAGAACATCGCATTTCCGCTCGGGCTCGACGGCACGAGCCAGCGAGAGACCACCGCGCGCGTCGACGAGCTGCTCGATGAAGTCGGTCTCGGCGAGCGCCGCGACGACTTCCCCGATCAGCTCTCGGGCGGGGAGCAGCAGCGAGTCGCGATCGCGCGCGCGCTCGCGATCCGGCCCGACGTGGTGCTCGCGGACGAGCCGACGGGCAACCTCGACAGCGAGTCGGGAATCAGGATCTGGATGCTCCTGCGCGACCTCTCGCGGAAGCACGGCACGACCACCCTGATGGTCACTCACGACCCGGATGCGACGGCCTACGTGAGTCGGGTCGTCGAACTCCGGGATGGACGAATCGTCTCCGACACGGGAGCGCTTCCCGAACCAGGGGCGGGCAGGAGCGCCGAGTGAGATCCGTCGTCGGCGAGCGCATCGCCACCGCGCTCACCTATCTGACGATATCCCGGCGAATGAACCTGTTTCGCCACAGAGGACTGGCGGCGCT
This portion of the Deltaproteobacteria bacterium genome encodes:
- a CDS encoding ABC transporter ATP-binding protein, with protein sequence MPSFIDVRSLRVVYPAGSGRRVALDGVDLAVPRGQFLCVRGKSGSGKSSLLHVLAGLIDPESGSVRVGETDLSSLTRGEAALYRRRRCGVIFQSFNLLDMLSIAENIAFPLGLDGTSQRETTARVDELLDEVGLGERRDDFPDQLSGGEQQRVAIARALAIRPDVVLADEPTGNLDSESGIRIWMLLRDLSRKHGTTTLMVTHDPDATAYVSRVVELRDGRIVSDTGALPEPGAGRSAE